A single window of Populus nigra chromosome 17, ddPopNigr1.1, whole genome shotgun sequence DNA harbors:
- the LOC133677341 gene encoding transcription elongation factor TFIIS-like, giving the protein MERELVELFDKAKKAADASLNDDTSSSGPEVSRCVDSLKQLRKFKVTSEILVSTQVGKKLRPLAKHPKDKIRAVASDLLEKWKKIVIDETMRKKNGSIDNNSSVTAEVSKSATVKVEKLQKTSMVKVSTSETVKVEKMDQDKTVKVAQTCKEEIQTSSVKKPSQAPTGPPKLKTLVKCNDALRDKIRELLAEALSKVASEADEDIRDEVEACDPIRVAVSVESAMFEKLGRSNGAQKMKYRSIMFNIKDQNNPDLRRKVLLGQVQPQRLVTMPPEEMASEQRKRENNQIKEKALFDCERGGQAEATTDQFKCGRCGQRKCTYYQMQTRSADEPMTTYVTCVNCNNHWKFC; this is encoded by the exons ATGGAGAGGGAGTTGGTGGAGTTATTTgataaagcaaagaaagctGCAGATGCTTCTCTCAATGACGACACGTCGTCTAGTGGACCGGAGGTGTCTCGGTGTGTTGATTCGTTGAAACAGCTCAGGAAGTTTAAAGTTACCAGTGAAATTCTGGTTTCCACTCAG GTTGGGAAAAAACTTCGACCCCTTGCAAAGCATCCTAAGGATAAAATCCGAGCTGTGGCCTCTGACTTGCTTGAGAAGTGGAAAAAGATAGTCATTGATGAGACtatgagaaagaaaaatggtAGCATTGACAATAATAGTTCAGTAACTGCTGAGGTATCAAAATCAGCGACTGTCAAAGTTGAGAAGCTTCAAAAGACTAGTATGGTAAAGGTTTCAACCTCAGAAACTGTCAAAGTTGAGAAGATGGATCAGGATAAGACTGTCAAGGTTGCGCAGACATGCAAGGAGGAAATCCAGACTTCAAGTGTGAAGAAACCATCACAAGCACCTACTGGTCCACCAAAGCTGAAGACACTGGTTAAATGCAATGATGCTTTACGCGACAAAATTCGTGAACTTCTTGCAGAGGCTTTGTCCAAAGTTGCCAGTGAAGCTGATGAGGACATTAGGGATGAAGTAGAGGCATGTGACCCAATCCGAGTTGCTGTCTCAGTAGAATCTGCAATGTTTGAAAAGCTGGGTCGGTCAAATGGAGCTCAAAAAATGAAGTACAGATCCATAATGTTCAACATCAAGGACCAAAACAACCCGGATTTGAGGAGAAAAGTTCTTCTTGGACAGGTTCAACCACAGAGGCTTGTTACAATGCCCCCTGAAGAAATGGCAAGTGAACAACGGAAACGTGAGAATAACCAAATTAAAGAGAAAGCATTGTTTGATTGTGAACGAGGTGGTCAAGCGGAAGCCACAACTGATCAGTTTAAGTGTGGTCGTTGTGGACAGCGCAAGTGCACTTACTATCAGATGCAGACCAGGAGTGCCGATGAACCTATGACAACTTATGTAACATGTGTAAACTGTAACAACCACTGGAAGTTCTGCTAA